Part of the Gammaproteobacteria bacterium genome is shown below.
ATAGCCAACCTTTGGATAAGTTAACGACAATATGAGCAAAAACAAATACGCCATGGTTGCTTGAAAAGATTTAAATGTAATACACACTATTCCGATACATAAATCGACGATTACGGTTTTTTACACTCTAGCTGAATTAATACGACAGGAATAGCTAATTAACCCATGTTAGACTTCTTCAAACAATCCGATAAAAACATGCATGAATTCAGAAACATATGGTCTCCTTTGCTTGCCCAGGCCGAAACGAATATGCCCCAGAATATACCTATGCTAGAAAAACGCTATGCGCGTTTTTTTATACAGGAGTGGTTAAATCTTTATCTTTCTGCACCTGATTCTGGAAAAGTCGGACTTGCTGTATTTGCTTATAGAGTGGACATCCATCGCTACGCAGCGGGAATGTTGATCGATAGCAACCCTGAAAACCGTATTCTTGGTATTAGAATATTGGGCTATATGCGAGATGAAAGCACATGGCCGATACTCGTGGGATTGCTGAAACACCCGGATCGTGAGGTTGCTGTTGCATCGCTTGGTGCTTTATTTCAAGTTAATGAACGTCGCGCGAGAGAAGAATTACAAACACTATTGGCAGGTTCGGCCAGTTTCCATCCAGAAAATGTTCGGTCGCATCTGTTACCTATCTTGGGCGACAACTTCAATTTTGACTGGTAGGTTAGGTCACACCTTAAATTCCCCAATCCATTCTCGCGCTCTAA
Proteins encoded:
- a CDS encoding HEAT repeat domain-containing protein, translating into MLDFFKQSDKNMHEFRNIWSPLLAQAETNMPQNIPMLEKRYARFFIQEWLNLYLSAPDSGKVGLAVFAYRVDIHRYAAGMLIDSNPENRILGIRILGYMRDESTWPILVGLLKHPDREVAVASLGALFQVNERRAREELQTLLAGSASFHPENVRSHLLPILGDNFNFDW